From Armatimonadota bacterium, one genomic window encodes:
- a CDS encoding GerMN domain-containing protein, with protein MKNGPLLIAALIVLVGLCVVLGMYLARQNSVVPTGTTVEKPVPTKEDSEKTREVTVYRVVVENNQPRLREKTALVSGDPIEAALKELIGQVGKPDSTNPIPKGTRLLGVEVKDGVAEVDFSREFRDNFKGGSEGEALLLAVITRTLRQFGEVKTARLLVEGRPLDTLGHADLSEPLDVRGLGSEFDVEQ; from the coding sequence ATGAAGAACGGGCCTCTTCTGATTGCCGCTCTGATCGTCTTGGTCGGGCTGTGCGTAGTCCTGGGCATGTATCTCGCCCGGCAGAACTCCGTCGTTCCTACTGGGACGACCGTCGAAAAGCCGGTCCCGACGAAGGAAGACTCCGAGAAGACGCGGGAGGTCACGGTTTACCGCGTTGTCGTCGAGAACAATCAACCTCGTCTTCGTGAGAAGACCGCCCTCGTCTCCGGCGATCCGATCGAAGCGGCGCTGAAGGAGCTCATCGGGCAGGTAGGTAAGCCGGACTCGACGAATCCTATACCGAAGGGTACGCGGCTCCTCGGCGTCGAAGTAAAGGACGGCGTTGCGGAGGTTGACTTCAGCAGGGAGTTTCGAGACAACTTCAAGGGTGGCTCCGAGGGTGAGGCCCTGCTCCTTGCAGTCATAACGAGGACTCTGCGCCAGTTCGGCGAGGTCAAGACCGCCCGGCTTCTCGTAGAGGGCCGGCCGTTGGACACTCTGGGCCACGCCGACCTCTCAGAACCGCTCGATGTGCGCGGACTCGGCTCTGAGTTTGACGTGGAGCAGTAA
- a CDS encoding aminotransferase class III-fold pyridoxal phosphate-dependent enzyme produces the protein MNNLNLTKSMHLYHEAIEIIPGGSQTMSKRATAFALGAMPIYIERAEGCRVWDVDGKEYIDFVNGLGPITLGYCYPAVDEAVREQLAKGSIYPMLSPLEVEAARAIIGCVPCAEMVRFLKTGAEATAAAARIARGYTDKDLIVSQGYHGWLDTWAAANNPPADRGVPKCMRGSIASFGFGAFEGDNCLEAVLERNKGEVAGIILEPVTYAATDSGEFLRWARELADKHRVPLIYDEIVSGFRVSLGGAQEHFGVIPDIAVFAKGISNGLPLAAVAGKREIMKVAGELVISSTYGGDALSLAAVVACLREYRQKDVIPHLWAMGERLMSGANRIAAEVGLALTFRGWPVMSSFAFGYAPEVNQDLMTLLLQEMAKRGVLIRRGGLNFINYSHKSEHIDATLDAFREVLPILKVAFDSGDVKSLLITSEVAESIRRF, from the coding sequence GTGAACAACCTGAACCTGACGAAGTCAATGCATCTCTACCACGAAGCCATCGAGATCATCCCCGGCGGGAGCCAGACGATGAGCAAGCGCGCGACCGCCTTCGCACTCGGCGCGATGCCGATCTACATCGAGCGCGCCGAGGGATGTCGCGTCTGGGACGTTGACGGCAAAGAGTACATTGACTTCGTGAACGGGCTCGGGCCGATAACCCTCGGGTACTGCTATCCCGCCGTAGACGAGGCCGTCCGCGAGCAACTGGCGAAGGGCTCGATCTACCCGATGCTCAGCCCGCTCGAGGTCGAGGCCGCGAGGGCGATCATCGGATGCGTCCCCTGCGCCGAGATGGTCAGATTCCTCAAGACCGGCGCCGAGGCGACTGCCGCCGCCGCTCGCATCGCGCGCGGGTACACCGACAAAGACCTCATCGTCAGCCAGGGGTATCACGGCTGGCTCGACACCTGGGCCGCCGCGAACAACCCGCCCGCCGACCGGGGCGTCCCGAAGTGCATGAGGGGGTCTATCGCCTCGTTCGGGTTCGGCGCGTTCGAGGGCGACAACTGCCTCGAAGCGGTCCTGGAGCGGAACAAGGGCGAGGTCGCGGGGATTATCCTCGAGCCCGTAACTTACGCGGCCACCGACTCGGGCGAGTTCCTCCGGTGGGCAAGGGAACTGGCCGACAAGCACCGGGTCCCGCTGATCTACGACGAGATCGTCTCGGGCTTCCGCGTGTCGCTCGGCGGCGCGCAGGAGCATTTCGGAGTCATCCCCGACATCGCGGTCTTCGCCAAGGGAATCTCGAACGGCCTTCCGCTGGCGGCGGTCGCGGGCAAGCGGGAGATAATGAAGGTCGCTGGCGAGTTGGTGATCTCCTCGACCTACGGGGGCGACGCGCTCTCACTCGCGGCGGTCGTCGCGTGCCTGAGGGAGTATCGCCAGAAGGATGTCATTCCCCACCTCTGGGCGATGGGCGAGCGGCTGATGTCCGGGGCGAACCGGATCGCGGCGGAGGTCGGACTTGCGCTAACATTCCGTGGCTGGCCGGTGATGTCGTCGTTCGCGTTCGGCTATGCGCCCGAGGTCAACCAGGACCTGATGACGCTTCTGCTCCAGGAGATGGCTAAGAGGGGAGTGCTGATCCGGCGCGGCGGCCTGAACTTCATCAACTACTCGCACAAGTCCGAGCACATTGACGCGACGCTCGACGCCTTCCGCGAGGTCCTCCCGATCCTAAAGGTGGCCTTCGACTCCGGCGACGTCAAGAGTCTGCTGATCACGTCCGAGGTCGCCGAGAGCATCCGCAGGTTCTGA
- a CDS encoding carbohydrate ABC transporter permease: MPIISIIGRKQKKVRALIAALYIILTVGAVTMVYPFLLMVSTSFTSQVDQNEFRVVPRYFYNDASLYLKYIEAKYDEDIVKYDIHFGTDYPTFETIEPPAAVNREFVAEWRKFVRKLPLDYLMLAHSGSLTRITPETVIDYRAFLRRKFKGDLDELNKVYRETNETWLEPGLPIEDWTMRNFSPDQTLKYQDFLKFKAARPVRYLRTVSVDGLFQDYLRLKYGNLDAINKALGLKCRSRADVRLPARMPDGPFASIWEEYIRTECPVHFIHIDVAATAAYDAFIKRKYASVAAYNRAYKSAIASFGEVRMSTKAPIGGMALVDWIEFLESAVPIGMVELRSADVLFRQQLAEKYGTVQRMNESLGLKITSFGQVAPPYAENDLLELRENRSPIRREFIARNYREVLEYIALHGRALMNTAILCIGMVAAVLIVNPLCAYALSRFNLRSTYKILLFLLATMAFPAEVSAIPSFLLIKDLHLLGTYWAIILPALASGYSVFLLKGFFDSLPTELYEAAMLDGATEMQMYWTITIQLSKPVLAVIALGTFTMAYGSFMWAFLVLQNPKMWTLMVWLYQMQIWAPQFLVYAALVLTAIPTLTVFVLCQNVIMRGIIVPSEK; encoded by the coding sequence ATGCCCATCATCAGCATCATCGGTCGAAAGCAGAAGAAGGTGCGCGCGCTCATCGCCGCACTATATATCATACTCACAGTCGGCGCGGTGACGATGGTCTACCCGTTCCTGCTCATGGTCTCGACCTCGTTCACCAGCCAAGTCGACCAGAATGAGTTCCGGGTCGTCCCACGCTACTTCTACAACGATGCGAGCCTCTACCTCAAGTACATCGAGGCCAAGTACGACGAGGATATCGTCAAGTACGACATCCACTTCGGGACCGACTACCCCACGTTCGAGACGATCGAGCCGCCCGCCGCGGTGAACCGCGAGTTCGTCGCCGAGTGGCGCAAGTTCGTCCGCAAACTCCCACTCGACTATCTGATGCTGGCGCACTCGGGATCGCTGACCAGGATAACCCCTGAGACGGTGATTGACTATCGGGCGTTCCTGCGCCGGAAGTTCAAGGGTGATCTGGACGAGCTCAATAAGGTCTATCGGGAGACCAATGAGACCTGGCTCGAGCCCGGCCTGCCGATCGAGGACTGGACCATGCGCAATTTCAGTCCCGACCAGACGCTCAAGTACCAGGACTTCCTCAAGTTCAAGGCCGCGCGGCCCGTTCGTTATCTTCGGACCGTGTCGGTGGACGGCCTGTTCCAGGACTACCTCCGGCTGAAGTACGGCAACCTCGATGCAATCAACAAGGCGCTCGGTCTGAAGTGCAGGAGCCGCGCCGACGTCCGTCTCCCGGCCAGGATGCCCGATGGTCCGTTCGCTTCGATATGGGAGGAGTACATACGCACGGAGTGCCCGGTTCACTTCATACACATCGATGTCGCCGCGACCGCCGCTTACGATGCGTTCATCAAGCGCAAGTACGCTAGTGTCGCCGCGTACAATCGCGCATACAAGTCGGCGATCGCCTCCTTCGGCGAGGTTCGGATGTCCACCAAGGCTCCCATCGGCGGCATGGCTCTCGTCGACTGGATCGAGTTCCTGGAGAGCGCCGTGCCGATCGGCATGGTTGAACTGCGGAGCGCCGACGTCCTCTTCCGTCAGCAACTGGCCGAAAAGTACGGTACCGTTCAGCGCATGAATGAGTCACTCGGACTGAAGATCACCTCCTTCGGGCAGGTCGCCCCTCCCTATGCCGAGAACGATCTGCTCGAACTCCGCGAGAACCGCAGCCCGATACGCCGCGAGTTCATAGCCCGCAACTATCGCGAGGTGCTCGAATATATCGCCCTTCACGGACGAGCTCTCATGAACACCGCGATCCTCTGCATCGGCATGGTCGCCGCCGTGCTCATCGTCAACCCGCTCTGCGCCTACGCGCTCTCTCGGTTCAACCTGCGCTCGACCTACAAGATCCTGCTCTTCCTGCTGGCGACGATGGCGTTCCCCGCGGAGGTCTCGGCGATACCGAGCTTCCTGCTTATCAAGGACCTCCATCTGCTCGGCACATACTGGGCGATCATCCTCCCGGCGCTGGCTAGCGGGTACTCGGTATTCCTGCTCAAGGGATTCTTCGACAGCCTGCCGACGGAGTTGTACGAAGCCGCCATGCTCGACGGCGCGACCGAGATGCAGATGTACTGGACGATCACGATCCAGCTCTCGAAGCCGGTGCTCGCGGTCATCGCGCTCGGAACGTTTACGATGGCATACGGTTCGTTCATGTGGGCGTTCCTCGTCCTGCAGAACCCGAAGATGTGGACTCTGATGGTCTGGCTCTACCAGATGCAAATCTGGGCGCCTCAGTTCCTCGTGTACGCGGCGCTCGTCCTGACCGCGATCCCGACGCTGACGGTCTTCGTCCTCTGCCAGAATGTGATCATGCGCGGCATCATCGTCCCGTCCGAGAAGTAG
- a CDS encoding PEP-CTERM sorting domain-containing protein (PEP-CTERM proteins occur, often in large numbers, in the proteomes of bacteria that also encode an exosortase, a predicted intramembrane cysteine proteinase. The presence of a PEP-CTERM domain at a protein's C-terminus predicts cleavage within the sorting domain, followed by covalent anchoring to some some component of the (usually Gram-negative) cell surface. Many PEP-CTERM proteins exhibit an unusual sequence composition that includes large numbers of potential glycosylation sites. Expression of one such protein has been shown restore the ability of a bacterium to form floc, a type of biofilm.), whose translation SFVDLNPIGSSASEAQGVSHGLQVGHATIGYVDRASLWSGSASSWVDLHSVLGSAYSKSYASAIEVSGNDVWVAGYAFVTATGRVEAVMWHNVIPEPSSLLALGSGLIVLGGLILRRGG comes from the coding sequence CGAGTTTTGTGGATCTCAATCCTATCGGCAGCAGCGCATCCGAGGCGCAGGGCGTATCGCACGGGTTGCAGGTAGGACACGCCACCATTGGCTATGTAGACCGGGCGAGCCTCTGGAGCGGATCGGCATCGAGCTGGGTTGACCTTCACAGTGTGCTTGGATCGGCCTATTCGAAGTCGTACGCCAGTGCTATCGAGGTCTCGGGCAACGATGTCTGGGTTGCGGGATATGCCTTCGTCACGGCGACCGGCAGGGTCGAGGCTGTCATGTGGCACAACGTCATCCCGGAGCCGTCGAGCCTCCTCGCGCTGGGGAGCGGCCTGATCGTCCTCGGCGGTCTCATCCTAAGACGGGGCGGTTAG
- a CDS encoding amino acid permease — protein sequence MKRLFATKPLSLLLREAEGENRLRRILGPVQLTSLGVGCIIGTGIFVLTGVAAHDKAGPALMLSFLVAGIACIFAALCYAEFASMVPVAGSAFTYAYATLGELFAWIIGWDLVLEYTVASAAVAHGWSKYFQDFIGIFGLEVPKMLGNTPFDIGAKGALMSTGSLMDLPAIVIAAAVTMILVKGIKESASFNAAMVIVKVAVVLFVIAVGAFYVDPRNWRDFAPFGYSGISLFGKTILGQTAPDGAPLGMLAGAAIMFFAYIGFDSVSTHAEEAKNPQRDVPIGIIASLLICTVLYIAVTAVLTGMVHYDKINIEAPVSNAFAQVGLTWAQFLISLGAIAGITSVLLVLMLSQPRVLLAIARDGLLPEKFFGAVHERFRTPWKSTILTGIIVGLGAALIPLRILAELVNIGTLLAFVIVCLAVLVMRRTNPQANRPFRCPWVPTIPILGIVMCLMLMFALPSENWWRLGIWMGIGMLIYFFYGRKHSVMRRIHEETKNS from the coding sequence ATGAAGAGACTGTTCGCGACAAAACCCCTGAGCCTGCTGCTGAGAGAAGCTGAGGGCGAGAATCGCCTGCGGCGGATTCTCGGCCCGGTCCAACTCACGAGCCTGGGAGTCGGATGCATCATCGGCACGGGCATCTTCGTATTGACGGGAGTCGCCGCGCACGACAAGGCAGGCCCGGCGCTGATGCTCTCGTTCCTCGTCGCCGGGATCGCGTGCATATTCGCCGCGCTGTGCTACGCGGAGTTTGCCTCGATGGTGCCGGTTGCGGGATCGGCTTTCACATATGCATACGCCACTCTCGGCGAACTGTTCGCATGGATCATCGGGTGGGATTTGGTGCTGGAGTACACCGTCGCGTCGGCGGCGGTCGCGCACGGCTGGTCGAAGTACTTCCAGGACTTCATCGGCATCTTCGGCCTTGAGGTGCCGAAGATGCTGGGCAATACGCCGTTCGACATCGGGGCGAAGGGGGCACTCATGTCCACCGGAAGCCTGATGGACCTGCCGGCGATCGTCATCGCGGCGGCGGTCACAATGATCCTCGTGAAGGGAATCAAGGAGAGCGCCAGCTTCAACGCGGCGATGGTGATAGTCAAGGTGGCGGTGGTGCTCTTCGTGATCGCGGTAGGAGCGTTCTACGTTGACCCTCGAAACTGGCGCGACTTCGCACCATTCGGTTACAGCGGAATCAGCCTGTTCGGGAAGACGATTCTCGGCCAGACGGCCCCGGACGGAGCGCCGCTCGGCATGCTCGCCGGCGCGGCGATCATGTTCTTCGCCTACATCGGTTTCGATTCGGTCTCGACTCATGCCGAAGAGGCAAAGAACCCTCAGCGTGATGTGCCGATCGGGATTATCGCTTCGCTGTTGATCTGCACGGTGCTCTACATCGCGGTCACGGCGGTCCTGACCGGCATGGTCCACTACGACAAGATCAATATCGAGGCCCCGGTCTCCAACGCATTCGCTCAGGTCGGCCTGACCTGGGCACAGTTCCTGATCTCACTCGGGGCGATCGCGGGGATAACTTCGGTGTTGCTGGTTCTGATGCTGAGCCAGCCGAGAGTACTGCTGGCGATCGCGCGCGACGGACTGCTCCCGGAGAAGTTCTTCGGCGCGGTCCACGAGCGATTCAGGACTCCCTGGAAGTCAACGATCCTCACAGGCATCATCGTGGGACTCGGCGCGGCGCTGATTCCCCTAAGGATACTGGCCGAGCTGGTGAACATCGGTACGCTGCTCGCGTTCGTCATCGTCTGCCTGGCGGTGCTGGTCATGCGCCGAACGAACCCGCAGGCGAACCGCCCGTTCCGATGCCCGTGGGTGCCGACGATCCCGATACTCGGCATAGTGATGTGCCTGATGTTGATGTTCGCGCTGCCGTCTGAGAACTGGTGGCGGCTCGGCATCTGGATGGGCATCGGGATGCTGATATACTTCTTCTACGGCAGAAAGCACAGCGTCATGCGGCGGATACACGAGGAGACGAAGAACTCCTGA
- the rph gene encoding ribonuclease PH has protein sequence MAREDGRTNDQIRPVSITRGYIKYAEGSCLIEVGDTRVICTASVEEKVPPFLKGSGTGWVTAEYGMIPRSCLTRNQREATRGQLGGRTMEIQRLVGRSLRSVVDLKALGERTIWMDCDVIQADGGTRTASMTGAYVALVEATDWLKKQGLLRKNVMLDMLAAVSVGVVSGESMLDLKYSEDSCAAVDMNVAMTGAGKFVEIQGTAEGMPFSRQQFNKLLDLAEVGIKQLFEIQREALAGSI, from the coding sequence ATGGCCAGAGAAGACGGTCGAACAAACGACCAGATCCGCCCCGTAAGCATCACCCGGGGATACATCAAGTACGCCGAGGGATCGTGCCTCATCGAGGTAGGCGACACCCGCGTGATATGCACGGCCTCGGTCGAGGAGAAGGTGCCGCCGTTCCTGAAAGGTTCCGGCACTGGTTGGGTCACGGCGGAGTACGGCATGATCCCTCGCTCCTGTCTCACGCGAAACCAGCGCGAGGCTACGCGGGGACAGCTCGGTGGCCGCACGATGGAGATACAGCGGCTCGTCGGGCGTTCCCTCCGCTCCGTCGTGGATCTGAAGGCGCTCGGCGAGCGGACGATCTGGATGGACTGCGACGTCATTCAGGCCGATGGAGGCACGCGGACTGCCTCGATGACCGGCGCATATGTCGCGCTGGTAGAGGCGACGGACTGGCTCAAGAAGCAGGGATTACTTCGAAAGAACGTCATGCTCGACATGCTCGCGGCCGTCAGCGTCGGCGTGGTCTCTGGTGAGTCAATGCTCGACCTCAAGTATTCGGAGGACTCCTGCGCGGCGGTGGACATGAACGTCGCCATGACCGGCGCGGGCAAGTTCGTCGAGATTCAGGGCACCGCCGAGGGCATGCCGTTCAGCCGCCAGCAGTTCAACAAGTTGCTCGACCTCGCCGAAGTCGGCATCAAGCAGCTTTTCGAGATTCAGCGAGAGGCTCTGGCCGGCAGCATCTAG
- a CDS encoding glutamate racemase, translating into MKTDAPIGIFDSGVGGLTVAGEVSERLPQEHIAYVGDEVHVPYGDRPAEEIRSFALGITRFLIERCGAKMVIMACNMSSAVALRPAREMFPDVPVLGVIEAGARAAARASRGGRIGVLATQGTVNTRAYTHALSELIADADVLEQACPRFVPIVESGRADSSEAREAVAEYLEPLIRGGHRTVVLGCTHYPFLAGAIGERLGPDFTVIDPAEETVIEAERILSVGGMLNPTHIESVHRYFTTARPDQFAALGGEFLGRPLDLVEQVRWGIDLGAIESWPEKTVEQTTRSAP; encoded by the coding sequence TTGAAAACTGACGCGCCTATCGGCATCTTCGACTCCGGCGTGGGCGGACTGACCGTCGCCGGAGAGGTATCCGAAAGACTCCCGCAGGAACATATCGCCTACGTGGGCGATGAGGTTCATGTGCCGTACGGTGACCGACCGGCGGAGGAGATCCGGAGCTTCGCGCTTGGCATCACGCGCTTTCTCATTGAGCGTTGCGGCGCCAAAATGGTTATCATGGCCTGCAACATGTCCTCGGCGGTGGCGCTTCGGCCCGCGCGTGAGATGTTCCCCGATGTTCCGGTGCTCGGCGTCATCGAGGCGGGAGCTCGGGCGGCCGCGAGGGCGTCGCGCGGCGGACGAATCGGTGTGCTGGCGACGCAGGGAACGGTCAACACCCGTGCCTATACTCATGCGCTCTCGGAACTGATCGCCGATGCCGATGTTCTGGAGCAGGCGTGCCCTCGATTCGTGCCGATCGTCGAGTCAGGCAGGGCGGATTCGTCGGAAGCCCGCGAGGCCGTCGCGGAATACCTCGAGCCGCTGATACGGGGCGGGCATCGGACCGTTGTTTTGGGCTGCACCCACTATCCGTTCCTGGCCGGCGCGATCGGCGAGCGGCTCGGGCCGGATTTCACTGTTATAGATCCCGCGGAGGAGACTGTCATCGAGGCCGAGAGGATACTCTCCGTAGGCGGGATGCTGAATCCAACGCACATCGAGTCGGTTCATCGTTACTTCACCACTGCCAGGCCAGACCAGTTCGCCGCGCTGGGCGGCGAGTTTCTGGGCAGGCCGCTTGATCTGGTCGAACAGGTCAGGTGGGGCATAGATTTGGGAGCAATTGAGTCATGGCCAGAGAAGACGGTCGAACAAACGACCAGATCCGCCCCGTAA
- a CDS encoding M55 family metallopeptidase, producing the protein MKIYVMTDLEGVAGVIDSDNWCSCDGRYYETAKSLLTEEVNAAVRGFLDGGAAEIVVADGHGPGAINASLLDPRVMLMRGWPVGFPLELDASYDAVAWIGQHAKAGTEYAHLAHTQNFGMLDYSINGISVGEFGEFAFCAIELGVKPIFGSGDMAFTEEAEALFPGIETVAVKYGTTPGKGEECTAEEYRLRNKAAVHFSPDKARRMIYEGALRAVTGKREIGLPKLQPPYVVEAKWRPSADKPARELTVEHPSSIAQAVNLSLGIKGPK; encoded by the coding sequence GTGAAGATATACGTCATGACCGATCTGGAGGGAGTTGCGGGCGTCATAGACTCCGACAACTGGTGCTCGTGTGACGGCCGCTACTACGAGACCGCAAAGAGCCTGCTGACGGAGGAAGTGAATGCCGCCGTCCGGGGCTTTCTCGACGGTGGGGCCGCGGAGATCGTCGTCGCCGACGGGCACGGTCCGGGGGCGATCAACGCCTCGCTTCTCGATCCGCGAGTCATGCTAATGCGCGGCTGGCCGGTGGGCTTCCCGCTCGAACTCGACGCGTCGTACGACGCCGTTGCCTGGATCGGCCAGCACGCGAAGGCCGGGACCGAGTATGCCCATCTCGCGCACACTCAGAACTTCGGCATGCTCGACTACTCGATCAACGGCATTTCGGTCGGCGAGTTCGGGGAGTTCGCCTTCTGCGCGATCGAACTCGGCGTGAAGCCGATCTTCGGCTCGGGGGACATGGCGTTCACCGAGGAGGCCGAGGCGCTCTTCCCCGGCATCGAAACGGTCGCGGTGAAGTACGGCACGACCCCCGGCAAGGGCGAAGAGTGCACCGCCGAGGAGTATCGGCTTCGAAACAAGGCGGCCGTCCATTTCTCACCAGATAAGGCGCGCCGGATGATCTACGAGGGTGCGCTTCGTGCGGTCACCGGCAAGAGGGAGATCGGCCTGCCGAAGCTTCAGCCGCCCTACGTAGTCGAGGCGAAGTGGCGTCCGAGCGCGGACAAACCCGCCCGCGAGCTGACGGTCGAGCACCCCTCGAGCATCGCCCAAGCGGTCAACCTCTCCCTCGGCATCAAAGGCCCGAAATAG
- a CDS encoding N-acetylmuramoyl-L-alanine amidase, with protein MHGSSKIVLAAAVSLLLGAAPTFSAPISVIVGAKPVALGVAASLVNNELHVSPDVLNAIGASSRKIGEPNDDEQKLEIKSASGHKFTCQARVVDGHTMLPIRAVADDLGAVLQWDRDKASLSIRARLESVEFDGSRLRLKASYPVAPVLVDTTWTRAEKKLILDVPGLQVLGGSRDKVENSTKIPLRIAMKDDGETARVVLDLPISAAARRVSPARAAEVVISISPPIKETPSTPRAVNPPQADTASEKPVEPAPPPPPPPPARISGVEYRDRGSKLIEITIAADRPVSYLTYMLRAPDRFIIDLSNAELADKPEDRDLKHAISTGFRTSQFNDATVRIVLDLTRPVAFEVEQNDEGRLRVLLELPKNAGGLLAGKTIAIDPGHGGSETGAQANGCREKDMNLAVALRVERLLKDAGAVVLMTRKSDITVPLRDRPLFANRHSVDLFLSIHHNAMGSVNKVSGTETFYHGSDTSGRVLAQCIQSEVVAAAKLPDRKVKSDYQRYPGSGFGVLRGAAMPAALIEVAFIDHPGDAACARDSAFQQKVAEAIVRGFRVYVEGNPRSASWQPVKAEVAEENPPESRMSTSVSEPASEVAGMVQEHAERDAESAPDESIVPKGRVR; from the coding sequence ATGCATGGAAGCTCTAAGATTGTACTTGCCGCAGCGGTGTCTCTGCTTCTCGGAGCCGCGCCGACCTTCTCCGCGCCGATCTCCGTCATAGTCGGCGCGAAACCCGTTGCTCTGGGAGTAGCAGCATCGCTTGTCAACAACGAACTGCACGTATCGCCGGATGTTCTCAATGCGATCGGTGCATCCTCGAGGAAGATCGGCGAACCGAATGACGACGAGCAGAAGCTGGAGATCAAGTCCGCATCCGGGCACAAGTTCACCTGCCAGGCTCGGGTCGTTGACGGGCACACGATGCTGCCTATCCGAGCCGTCGCCGACGACTTGGGCGCCGTCCTGCAGTGGGACAGGGACAAAGCCTCGCTCAGCATCAGGGCGAGGCTGGAGAGTGTCGAGTTCGACGGCTCGCGCCTCAGGCTCAAGGCGTCGTATCCGGTCGCGCCGGTACTGGTTGACACGACGTGGACGCGCGCCGAGAAGAAGCTCATACTGGACGTTCCGGGGCTTCAGGTGCTCGGCGGCTCTCGCGACAAGGTGGAGAACAGTACGAAGATCCCGCTCAGAATCGCGATGAAGGACGATGGCGAGACCGCCCGGGTAGTGCTCGATCTCCCGATTTCCGCCGCCGCCCGCCGAGTCAGCCCCGCGCGCGCCGCAGAGGTCGTCATCTCGATCTCGCCGCCGATCAAGGAGACTCCTTCGACGCCGCGTGCAGTCAACCCGCCTCAGGCAGACACAGCGTCCGAGAAGCCCGTTGAGCCGGCTCCGCCTCCTCCACCTCCGCCACCTGCCCGGATCAGCGGCGTCGAGTATCGAGATCGAGGGTCGAAGCTCATAGAGATCACTATCGCCGCCGACAGGCCGGTCAGTTATCTGACCTATATGCTGAGAGCCCCCGACCGCTTCATCATTGACCTGTCGAACGCGGAGCTGGCCGACAAGCCGGAGGATCGGGATCTCAAGCATGCGATCTCTACAGGATTCCGGACCAGCCAGTTTAACGATGCCACGGTGCGGATCGTGCTCGATCTCACAAGACCCGTGGCGTTTGAGGTCGAGCAGAATGATGAGGGGAGACTCCGGGTCTTGCTCGAACTGCCGAAGAACGCGGGGGGCCTGCTTGCCGGCAAGACGATCGCCATAGACCCCGGTCACGGCGGAAGCGAGACCGGCGCTCAGGCCAACGGATGTCGGGAGAAGGATATGAACCTCGCCGTCGCCCTTCGCGTCGAGCGTCTGCTCAAGGATGCCGGCGCGGTTGTGCTCATGACGCGCAAGTCGGACATCACGGTCCCGTTGAGAGACCGCCCGCTGTTCGCCAATCGGCACTCCGTTGACCTGTTCTTGAGTATCCATCATAACGCGATGGGCAGCGTGAACAAGGTTTCGGGCACCGAGACTTTCTACCACGGCAGTGACACCAGTGGCCGGGTCCTGGCTCAGTGCATTCAGTCTGAGGTCGTCGCCGCTGCCAAACTCCCTGACCGCAAGGTGAAGTCCGATTATCAGCGATACCCAGGGTCCGGTTTCGGCGTTCTCCGAGGGGCTGCGATGCCTGCGGCGCTGATCGAGGTGGCGTTCATTGACCATCCGGGCGATGCTGCGTGCGCCCGCGACTCCGCTTTCCAGCAGAAGGTCGCTGAGGCGATCGTTCGCGGCTTCCGCGTATACGTCGAGGGCAATCCCCGGTCCGCGTCCTGGCAGCCTGTCAAGGCCGAAGTGGCGGAGGAGAATCCGCCCGAGAGTCGAATGTCCACAAGCGTTTCCGAACCGGCTTCGGAAGTCGCCGGAATGGTGCAGGAGCATGCCGAGCGTGACGCGGAGTCCGCTCCCGACGAGTCCATCGTGCCGAAAGGACGTGTGAGATGA